A window of Phycobacter azelaicus contains these coding sequences:
- the pyrC gene encoding dihydroorotase, which translates to MTNTLTLTRPDDWHLHLRDGAMLQAVLPETARHFARAIIMPNLVPPVVTGAQAASYRDRIMAALPGEMSFEPLMTLYLTEDTDPDDVAAAHASGLVKAVKLYPAGATTNSASGVRDFDKVRPVLEKMAEIGLPLCVHGEVTDTDIDIFDREAVFIERVLDPVRRATPGLRVVMEHITTRDGVDYVKSNAADLGATITTHHLIINRNHILVGGIKPHYYCLPVAKREEHRLALRAAATSGDARFFLGTDSAPHTDPNKESACGCAGCFTATNTMALLAHVFEEEDALDRLEGFASKHGPAFYRLPENAETITLVKQDAPVAFPEKIESGEGPVTVFDPGFPVYWTVA; encoded by the coding sequence ATGACCAACACGCTCACCCTCACCCGCCCCGATGACTGGCATCTGCATCTGCGCGATGGCGCCATGCTGCAGGCTGTTCTGCCCGAAACCGCCCGCCATTTCGCCCGCGCGATCATCATGCCCAATCTGGTGCCGCCGGTGGTCACAGGCGCGCAGGCCGCGTCCTACCGTGATCGCATCATGGCGGCCCTACCCGGCGAGATGAGCTTTGAGCCTCTGATGACACTCTACCTGACCGAGGATACCGATCCGGATGATGTGGCCGCCGCCCATGCCTCAGGCCTTGTGAAGGCGGTCAAGCTTTACCCGGCAGGCGCCACCACCAATTCGGCCTCTGGCGTGCGCGATTTCGACAAGGTGCGCCCGGTGCTGGAGAAGATGGCCGAGATTGGCCTGCCGCTCTGCGTGCATGGTGAGGTCACCGACACTGACATCGACATTTTCGACCGCGAAGCGGTGTTCATCGAGCGTGTTCTGGACCCGGTGCGCCGCGCCACCCCCGGCCTGCGCGTCGTGATGGAGCATATCACCACCCGCGACGGCGTGGACTATGTGAAATCCAATGCGGCAGACCTCGGCGCGACCATCACCACCCATCACCTGATCATCAACCGCAACCACATCCTGGTGGGCGGGATCAAACCGCATTACTACTGCCTGCCCGTGGCCAAGCGCGAAGAGCACCGCCTTGCGCTGCGCGCCGCTGCCACCTCGGGCGATGCGCGCTTCTTCCTTGGCACGGATTCGGCGCCCCATACCGACCCCAACAAGGAAAGCGCCTGCGGCTGCGCCGGCTGTTTCACCGCCACCAACACCATGGCCCTTTTGGCACATGTGTTCGAGGAAGAGGACGCGCTGGACCGCCTGGAAGGGTTCGCCTCGAAACACGGCCCCGCCTTCTACCGCCTGCCGGAAAACGCCGAGACGATCACGCTTGTGAAACAGGACGCCCCGGTTGCCTTCCCTGAGAAAATCGAAAGCGGCGAAGGCCCCGTAACCGTCTTTGATCCCGGCTTCCCGGTCTACTGGACCGTCGCCTGA
- a CDS encoding phosphoadenosine phosphosulfate reductase: MQDSAYTLETDLSGLKPAEWKTRLAALSEELGLFQPLGMRHCASFIDEGNTLLVTFETIQGIQNLSDLAQPLGFDLVRNLGWSHLCLISDGDTWFRDDQVYAFFDQLVDDGFFEEFDKVVFYGAGPCGYAACAYSVAAPGATVVAIQPQATLDPRMTEWDERFVEMRRTSFTDRYGYAPDMLDAADHAFILYDPYERLDAMHAALFARSNVTRRRLPNFGDAVQTRLIEMEILYQVISMVGSDKLSNEALTRLLRARRNNPAYLRNVMALLDKTDRPYLMTLLCRNVAARLRAPRFRQRLQNLRQRAADGDFTLPPEA, encoded by the coding sequence ATGCAGGACAGCGCATACACGCTTGAGACGGACCTTTCCGGGCTGAAACCAGCCGAATGGAAAACCCGTCTTGCTGCGCTTAGCGAAGAACTTGGTCTGTTCCAGCCCCTTGGCATGCGTCACTGCGCCTCCTTCATCGACGAAGGCAACACGCTTCTGGTCACCTTCGAGACAATTCAGGGCATTCAGAACCTGTCAGACCTGGCCCAACCCTTGGGATTTGATCTGGTGCGCAATCTCGGCTGGTCACATCTGTGCCTGATCTCCGACGGGGATACCTGGTTCCGCGATGACCAGGTCTACGCCTTTTTCGACCAGTTGGTCGACGACGGTTTTTTCGAGGAATTCGACAAGGTCGTCTTCTACGGGGCTGGCCCCTGCGGCTATGCCGCCTGCGCCTATTCCGTGGCCGCGCCCGGCGCCACCGTGGTTGCCATCCAGCCTCAAGCAACGCTTGATCCCCGCATGACCGAGTGGGACGAGCGGTTTGTGGAAATGCGCCGCACCTCGTTCACCGATCGCTACGGCTATGCCCCGGATATGCTGGATGCGGCCGATCACGCCTTTATCCTTTACGATCCCTATGAACGCCTCGACGCCATGCACGCGGCGCTTTTTGCACGCTCCAACGTCACCCGGCGTCGGCTCCCCAATTTCGGCGATGCAGTGCAGACCCGGTTGATCGAGATGGAGATCCTTTATCAGGTGATCTCCATGGTCGGCTCGGACAAACTGAGCAACGAGGCCTTAACGCGCCTCCTGCGCGCGCGGCGCAACAACCCCGCCTACCTGCGCAATGTGATGGCGCTTCTGGACAAGACCGACCGGCCCTACCTGATGACGCTTCTGTGCCGCAATGTCGCGGCGCGGCTGCGCGCGCCCCGGTTCCGCCAGCGGCTGCAGAACCTGCGCCAGCGGGCGGCTGATGGAGATTTCACCCTGCCGCCCGAAGCCTAG
- a CDS encoding orotate phosphoribosyltransferase, whose translation MIPSSYPSAEEIARLSARMLLEIGAVNFNTETPYTLASGLPSPSYIDCRKLISFPRIRSTLMDFMTVTVMRNAGFEAFDNIAGGETAGIPFAALVAERMALPMTYVRKKPKGYGRNARIEGAMSEGERVLLVEDLTTDGGSKLSFVDAIRETGATCGHTAVIFYYDIFPETTKTLGDHGVELHYLCTWWDVLAEARAQGAFSAETLDEVETFLKDPRAWQDAHKSA comes from the coding sequence ATGATCCCCTCCTCCTACCCGTCTGCCGAAGAAATCGCCCGCCTGTCCGCCCGGATGCTGCTCGAAATCGGCGCGGTGAACTTCAACACCGAAACGCCCTATACGCTGGCCTCCGGTCTGCCGTCGCCCAGCTATATCGACTGCCGCAAGCTGATCTCCTTTCCGCGTATCCGCTCCACGCTGATGGATTTCATGACCGTTACGGTGATGCGCAATGCGGGCTTTGAGGCCTTTGACAATATCGCAGGCGGCGAGACGGCCGGCATTCCCTTTGCCGCGCTGGTGGCCGAACGCATGGCGCTACCGATGACCTATGTGCGCAAGAAACCCAAAGGATATGGCCGTAACGCCCGTATCGAGGGCGCGATGAGCGAGGGGGAGCGCGTGCTGCTGGTCGAGGATCTGACCACCGATGGCGGCTCGAAACTCTCTTTCGTGGATGCGATCCGCGAGACCGGCGCGACCTGCGGGCATACGGCGGTGATCTTCTACTACGACATCTTCCCCGAGACGACCAAAACGCTGGGCGATCACGGGGTGGAACTGCATTATCTTTGCACCTGGTGGGACGTGCTGGCCGAGGCCCGCGCGCAAGGTGCCTTCAGTGCCGAAACGCTGGACGAGGTGGAGACGTTCCTCAAGGATCCCCGCGCCTGGCAGGATGCGCATAAATCCGCCTAA